TTTCTAATTTAGAACTTTTATTATTAGACTAAAGTCGTAAAAAACGTTCTTATAAATTTAAATATCATCTACAGAAATAAAGCGTAAAACTTGAATATAAAAACTATAAACATAACCATTTATTGAGAAATGTATAATAATGCTCAAAACTCAAATCATTTGTATTGAACTGAATAATGACTACTTTAACCTGTTTTAAAGCCTATGATATCCGAGGCAAACTCGGCACCGAATTGAATGAAGAAATCGCCTATAAAATTGGCCGTGCTTATGGACAGATCTACAAACCAAAGACTGTAGTAGTTGGTTGTGATATTCGTCTAAGCAGTGAGGATTTAAAACAAGCGACCATCCGCGGTTTAAATTATGCGGGTGTGAATGTGCTTGATTTGGGCATGACAGGTACCGAAGAAGTTTACTTCGCCGCTTTTCATTTAGATGTACAAGGTGGAATTGAAGTTACTGCTAGTCATAACCCAATGGATTATAACGGCATGAAACTTGTACGAGAAAATGCTCGTCCAATTAGTGCAGATACGGGTTTAAAAGAAATTCAGGCTTTAGCAGAAACCAATAACTTTGAAGAGGTTAGCCAAAAAGGTACTACTCAAAGTTATAATATTTTGCCTGAGTTCGTTGATCACTTAATTACCTATATTGAACCTGCAAAAATTCGCCCGTTAAAGTTAGTGGTAAACGCGGGTAATGGGGCTGCGGGTCATGTGATTGATGCAATCGAAGAAAAATTTAAAGCGCTTAACGTACCCGTTGAATTTATTAAAATTCACCATGCAGCAGATGGTACTTTCCCAAATGGCATCCCTAATCCAATTTTAATTGAAAACCGTGACAGTACCCGAAATGCTGTAATTGAGCATAAAGCAGATATGGGAATCGCTTGGGACGGCGACTTTGACCGCTGTTTCTTATTTGATGAAAAAGGACAGTTCATTGAGGGCTACTATATTGTTGGCCTCTTAGCTCAAGCTTTCTTAATTAAACAACCTGGCGAAAAAATTGTTCACGACCCACGTTTGGTTTGGAACACATTTGATATCGTTAATCAATACAACGGTGTTGCCGTCCAGTCAAAATCTGGTCATGCATTTATTAAAGATGTCATGCGCGAACACAATGCTGTATATGGCGGAGAAATGAGTGCTCACCACTATTTCCGTGACTTTGCTTACTGCGACAGCGGCATGATTCCTTGGTTACTCACCATTGCCCTACTCTCTGAAACAGGACAATCACTCTCAATGCTTGTTGAAAATATGATTACCAAGTTTCCTTGTAGCGGTGAAATCAATTTTAAAGTGGCTGACACACAGATCACTATTCAAAAGATTTTTGATTTCTATGCCGATCAAAATCCACAAATTGACCGCACTGATGGTGTAAGTCTAGACTTTGGTTCATGGCGCTTTAATGTCCGTGCGTCAAACACTGAGCCTTTACTACGCCTCAACATTGAAAGCCGTGCAGACCGCCAAGCTCAGCCAATGCAACATTATGTAGATGAGTTGACTGGGTTGATTCAGAACTAATTCATAATAAAAAAAGGAGCTATAAGCTCCTTTTTTTATTGGTATTTAATTATATCCATTAGGATTTTGCTTCTGCCAATTCCAACTATCCTTGAGCATATCTTCTAAGCCATATTGAGGCTGCCAACCTAACTCAGCAACTGCACGGCTATTGTCTGCAAAAGATGTTGCAACATCGCCAGCTCGACGAGCTACAAACTCAAAGGCTACAGGTATGCCGTTAACTTGTTCAAAGGTATTTTTAACCTGTAAAACAGATGAACCATTGCCTGTACCGATATTCCATGCTCGGCAACCTTTCGACTGTAAACGATTATTTAGAGCACACAAATGTGCATTCGCTAAGTCAACCACATGAATATAGTCACGTACGCCCGTGCCATCTACCGTGTCATAGTCATTTCCATAAATGGATAATTTCTCACGGCGGCCAACAGCAACTTGAGTCACATAAGGCATTAAATTATTTGGAATACCTTGTGGATCTTCACCAATACGGCCACTCTTATGTGCACCTACTGGGTTAAAATAACGAAGCAATGCAATTGACCACTGTGGATTAGATGCCGATAACTTTTGCAATAATTGCTCAACAATCAATTTAGTATAACCATAGTTATTACTTGGCATACCTGTTGGCATGTCTTCGTTTAATGGCGATATATTGCTTTCATCGTATACAGCAGCGGAAGAGCTAAACACTAGTGTATAAACCTTAGCTTGTACCATCGATTTAACCAGTTGAATGCTACCCGCGATATTATTATCAAAATAAATGAGCGGTTTTTCTTGGCTTTCACCGACCGCTTTTAAACCTGCGAAGTGAATAACAGCATCAATTGAATGATTTTCGAAAACACGATCAAGTTCATCTGCATTACGGATATCACCCTGCACAAAAGTTAAACTTTTTTGAGTGATATCTTGAACTCTATTTAAAGATTCTTCTGAGCTATTCGAAAGATTATCAAAAACAATGACTTCATATCCTGCATCTAATAACTCGATACAAGTATGGGAACCTATATAACCGGCCCCTCCAGTGACTAGAATTTTAGCCATCTACCTTTCCTAACAATATTTTAATTAACCCCCGAGTCGAGGCATCAAGTGTTGAAAAATCACTTTGAATACCATTTAAAATCGGAAGTAACTGATCAGCAATCTGTTTACCTTTTTCAACACCCCATTGATCAAACGGGTTAATGTTCCAAATCACAGACTGAACAAATACTTTATGTTCATATAAAGCGATCAGCATTCCTAGATTATACGGGTTTAGCTCATCTAATAATAATGTAGAACTTGGTTGATTACCTTCATATTGCTTATAAATTGGTAAATTCTCTAATTCAGTCGAGTCTAAAGCTTCATTACCAAAAGCTAATAATCTTGATTGTGCTAAACAATTTGAAAGTGCCAGATGATGTTGTTCAACGAGAGCTTCCGCATTTTCCACATAAGTAAAATGATCTGCGTTATAACGTTGAATTGGCGCAATAAAATCACAGCTTACTGCTTGTGAACCTTGATGTAACAACTGATAGAAAGCATGCTGGGCATTGGGTCCAACCTCGCCCCATATAATAGGACAAGTATCAAGCTCAACTTTTAGGCCATTGCGCTGTACTGACTTCCCATTAGATTCCATTTCTAACTGTTGCAGATAAGCCGCAAAATATTTTAATCGCCCATCATAGGGTAATACTGCATGGGTCTGAATATTTAAAAAGTTATTATTCCAGATTCCTAACAATGCCATTAACACCGGAATGTTTTGATCAAAACTCGTATTTTGAAAATGCTCATCGACGGCATGAGCTCCTGCTAAGAGCTGCTGGAAGCCTTCCACACCAATCGTCAAAGCAATAGGTAAACCGATACAAGACCATAGAGAATAACGCCCACCTACCCAGTCCCACAGTAATAACTGGTTTTCAGGCGCGATTCCCCATTCTGACATTTTGTCAGCTTTTGTAGATATACCAATAAAGTGACTTTTTAATACACGAGCATGTGTTCCTAACACTTTTTCAAGCCACTGACGAACTGTTTGTGCATTTGATAAGGTATCAATCGTACCAAAAGATTTAGATGAAATAATAAATAAAGTTGTTTCAGGACGAAGTTGATGGAGCAACTCAGATAACTGACTACCATCCATCGTAGATACAAAGTGAATATTTAAAGGTTTAGCTGTTTTTACCTTAAAATCAGATAAAGCATGAGTGACCATTTGTGGTCCTAAATCAGAACCGCCCACCCCAATATTAACAACGTCTTGAATTACCTCACCAGTTGAGCCACGACATTGTCCCGCATGGATTTTTTCCACTAAGGCATACATACGTTGTAACTGGCTATGAACTTGTTCTGTTAAATCTGAAAACTTTGAATAGTCAGCTGGTAAACGCAATGCCCAGTGCATTGCTTCACGTTGCTCAGTACAGTTAATTTTATTTTGTGAAAAAAGGCGATTAATCCATTCAGTTAAATTTTTAATATTTGCAAGAGCTATTAACTGTCCCAAAATATCTTTGGTTAAGCGGTGCTTACTATAATCAAAAAATAATTGATCAAATTTTACAGAATAATTTTGAAAACGATCTGGCTCTAAAGCAAATAACTCTTTTATATGTAATTTTGAGTTTTTTTCGCCTAAAGTTTGAAGATGGGCTAAAGGTGAAACTAATTCCTTTGGAAATTGCTCAATTGATTTACTCATAAGCGACCAACTCCTT
This region of Acinetobacter sp. XS-4 genomic DNA includes:
- a CDS encoding phosphomannomutase CpsG; translation: MTTLTCFKAYDIRGKLGTELNEEIAYKIGRAYGQIYKPKTVVVGCDIRLSSEDLKQATIRGLNYAGVNVLDLGMTGTEEVYFAAFHLDVQGGIEVTASHNPMDYNGMKLVRENARPISADTGLKEIQALAETNNFEEVSQKGTTQSYNILPEFVDHLITYIEPAKIRPLKLVVNAGNGAAGHVIDAIEEKFKALNVPVEFIKIHHAADGTFPNGIPNPILIENRDSTRNAVIEHKADMGIAWDGDFDRCFLFDEKGQFIEGYYIVGLLAQAFLIKQPGEKIVHDPRLVWNTFDIVNQYNGVAVQSKSGHAFIKDVMREHNAVYGGEMSAHHYFRDFAYCDSGMIPWLLTIALLSETGQSLSMLVENMITKFPCSGEINFKVADTQITIQKIFDFYADQNPQIDRTDGVSLDFGSWRFNVRASNTEPLLRLNIESRADRQAQPMQHYVDELTGLIQN
- the galE gene encoding UDP-glucose 4-epimerase GalE produces the protein MAKILVTGGAGYIGSHTCIELLDAGYEVIVFDNLSNSSEESLNRVQDITQKSLTFVQGDIRNADELDRVFENHSIDAVIHFAGLKAVGESQEKPLIYFDNNIAGSIQLVKSMVQAKVYTLVFSSSAAVYDESNISPLNEDMPTGMPSNNYGYTKLIVEQLLQKLSASNPQWSIALLRYFNPVGAHKSGRIGEDPQGIPNNLMPYVTQVAVGRREKLSIYGNDYDTVDGTGVRDYIHVVDLANAHLCALNNRLQSKGCRAWNIGTGNGSSVLQVKNTFEQVNGIPVAFEFVARRAGDVATSFADNSRAVAELGWQPQYGLEDMLKDSWNWQKQNPNGYN
- the pgi gene encoding glucose-6-phosphate isomerase, whose product is MSKSIEQFPKELVSPLAHLQTLGEKNSKLHIKELFALEPDRFQNYSVKFDQLFFDYSKHRLTKDILGQLIALANIKNLTEWINRLFSQNKINCTEQREAMHWALRLPADYSKFSDLTEQVHSQLQRMYALVEKIHAGQCRGSTGEVIQDVVNIGVGGSDLGPQMVTHALSDFKVKTAKPLNIHFVSTMDGSQLSELLHQLRPETTLFIISSKSFGTIDTLSNAQTVRQWLEKVLGTHARVLKSHFIGISTKADKMSEWGIAPENQLLLWDWVGGRYSLWSCIGLPIALTIGVEGFQQLLAGAHAVDEHFQNTSFDQNIPVLMALLGIWNNNFLNIQTHAVLPYDGRLKYFAAYLQQLEMESNGKSVQRNGLKVELDTCPIIWGEVGPNAQHAFYQLLHQGSQAVSCDFIAPIQRYNADHFTYVENAEALVEQHHLALSNCLAQSRLLAFGNEALDSTELENLPIYKQYEGNQPSSTLLLDELNPYNLGMLIALYEHKVFVQSVIWNINPFDQWGVEKGKQIADQLLPILNGIQSDFSTLDASTRGLIKILLGKVDG